From a single Capsicum annuum cultivar UCD-10X-F1 unplaced genomic scaffold, UCD10Xv1.1 ctg3502, whole genome shotgun sequence genomic region:
- the LOC124891417 gene encoding uncharacterized protein LOC124891417, with product MISAIIWNIRGVRSKKAIQRLKRLVYKNKVDMVAISEPMVNMNKVEGYKRFLGFDHCTTNVTGKLWCFGRDNCIVSLIQNHEQHITMKIRKNQNSENFYVTVVHAKCTKVERKELWNSLENLNKIITMPWCIGGNFNVILHPEEKLGGLPHRNSKSFDFMECMDSCGMTDIGYTGSKYTWCNNWSPCKRIWKRLDSVFINDLWAQKYSNNIVKHMARTGSDHRPILLKCNNELNNGYKYFKFLDFWITHSDFKNVVSTEWSNKQDSLLKQKARTRWFEEGDSNNKYFHSVIGERRRRLCIQRIKNKKGKWISGDEKIGKAAVKHYEHMFNLTPSIVDPNILEVVPECITYEDNINISKCPQEDEIREAVFDMNPDSTAGPDGFSGRLITENILLTQEIVQSIKSKNKGGNVVIKLDMDKAYDRISWSFIVSVLNKFGFSMDVINLFMGTISNVWYSIILNGTRKGFFTSTQGFKQGDPLSPSLFIIAAEVLSRLLNNLIHSEHFLPFSMPVRGPVINHLSYADDIVIFTSGNTKSIRMIMKQIHRYGDRRPQECLCCNNPQPETIKHVFIVSEPARYLWKAFGHPMGIKYQSKPVRSFLNDWWGNNGRNAIQRMMIQ from the exons ATGATCAGTGCAATCATATGGAATATTAGAGGCGTGAGATCTAAAAAGGCCATTCAAAGACTCAAAAGACTTGTTTACAAGAATAAAGTTGATATGGTGGCTATTTCTGAACCTATGGTCAATATGAACAAAGTAGAAGGTTACAaaagatttttgggttttgatcACTGCACAACCAATGTTACTGGTAAGTTGTGGTGTTTTGGGAGGGATAACTGCATCGTATCCCTCATTCAAAATCATGAACAACATATTACTATGAAGATTAGAAAGAATCAGAATAGTGAAAACTTTTATGTTACTGTTGTACATGCTAAATGTACCAAAGTCGAGAGAAAAGAGCTTTGGAATAGCTTAGAAAACCTGAATAAGATCATTACTATGCCATGGTGTATAGGTGGCAACTTTAATGTCATACTGCATCCTGAAGAAAAACTGGGAGGACTTCCTCATAGAAACTCCAAAAGTTTTGATTTCATGGAGTGCATGGACTCTTGTGGCATGACGGACATTGGTTATACTGGGTCTAAATACACTTGGTGTAACAATTGGAGTCCTTGCAAGAGGATTTGGAAGAGATTGGATAGTGTCTTTATAAATGATTTGTGGGCTCAAAAATATTCCAACAATATTGTGAAGCACATGGCCAGGACCGGGTCTGACCACAGACCAATACTACTGAAGTGTAATAATGAACTAAACAATGGTTACAAGTACTTCAAATTCTTGGACTTTTGGATCACCCACAGTGATTTTAAAAACGTGGTTTCGACTGAGTGGAGCAA CAAGCAAGACTCTTTACTGAAACAAAAGGCAAGAACCAGGTGGTTTGAAGAGGGTGATTCTAACAACAAATATTTTCATTCTGTCAttggagaaagaagaagaaggctATGCATTCAAAGAATCAAAAACAAGAAAGGTAAATGGATATCTGGTGATGAGAAGATTGGGAAGGCTGCTGTCAAACATTATGAGCATATGTTTAATCTTACTCCGAGCATAGTTGATCCCAACATCCTGGAGGTTGTTCCAGAATGCATTACGTATGAGGATAATATCAACATCTCAAAATGTCCTCAAGAGGATGAAATTAGAGAAGCTGTTTTCGACATGAATCCTGATAGCACAGCAGGACCAGATGGATTTTCAG GTAGACTTATTACTGAGAACATTCTGTTGACACAAGAAATTGTCCAAAGTATTAAGTCTAAAAACAAAGGGGGTAATGTGGTTATCAAATTAGATATGGATAAAGCTTATGATCGAATATCTTGGTCTTTTATTGTCTCTGTTTTGAATAAATTTGGTTTCAGTATGGACGTCATCAATCTTTTTATGGGTACTATCAGTAATGTTTGGTATTCGATTATTCTGAATGGAACTAGAAAGGGTTTCTTTACTTCCACTCAAGGTTTCAAGCAAGGTGACCCTTTGTCCCCTTCTCTATTTATCATCGCCGCAGAAGTGTTATCTAGATTACTTAATAACCTTATTCACAGTGAACATTTCTTACCATTTTCAATGCCTGTTAGAGGACCAGTCATCAATCATCTCTCATATGCCGATGATATCGTCATCTTCACTAGTGGAAATACCAAATCCATCAGAATGATCATGAAGCAGATACACAG GTATGGAGATCGAAGGCCACAAGAATGTCTATGCTGTAATAATCCACAACCTGAAACCATCAAGCATGTTTTCATTGTCAGTGAACCAGCACGCTACTTATGGAAAGCTTTTGGACATCCTATGGGTATCAAATACCAAAGCAAACCAGTAAGAAGCTTCTTAAATGATTGGTGGGGAAACAATGGAAGAAATGCAATTCAGAGAATGATGATCCAG